A DNA window from Staphylococcus warneri contains the following coding sequences:
- the fdaB gene encoding class IIb fructose-bisphosphate aldolase FdaB, with translation MPLVSMKEMLIDAKENGYAVGQYNLNNLEFTQAILEASQEENAPVILGVSEGAARYMSGFYTVVKMVEGLMHDLNITVPVAIHLDHGSSFEKCKEAIDAGFTSVMIDASHSPFEENVEITSKVVEYAHERGVSVEAELGTVGGQEDDVVADGVIYADPKECQELVEKTGIDTLAPALGSVHGPYKGEPKLGFKEMEEIGASTGLPLVLHGGTGIPTKDIQKAIPYGTAKINVNTENQIASAKAVRDVLNNDSEVYDPRKYLGPAREAIKATVKGKIKEFGTSNRAK, from the coding sequence ATGCCTTTAGTTTCAATGAAAGAAATGTTAATCGATGCAAAAGAAAATGGTTATGCGGTTGGTCAATACAACTTAAATAACTTAGAATTTACTCAAGCTATTTTAGAAGCTTCTCAAGAAGAGAATGCACCAGTTATTTTAGGTGTTTCTGAAGGAGCTGCTCGTTACATGAGCGGATTCTATACAGTAGTTAAAATGGTTGAAGGATTAATGCATGACTTAAACATCACAGTACCAGTAGCAATCCATTTAGACCATGGTTCAAGCTTTGAAAAATGTAAAGAAGCAATTGATGCTGGATTCACTTCAGTAATGATTGACGCTTCTCATAGTCCATTTGAAGAAAATGTGGAAATTACTTCTAAAGTAGTTGAATATGCTCATGAAAGAGGCGTTTCAGTAGAAGCTGAATTAGGTACAGTTGGTGGTCAAGAAGACGATGTAGTAGCTGACGGTGTCATCTATGCAGATCCTAAAGAGTGTCAAGAACTAGTTGAAAAAACTGGTATCGATACTTTAGCACCTGCATTAGGTTCAGTACATGGTCCTTATAAAGGTGAACCTAAATTAGGTTTCAAAGAAATGGAAGAAATTGGTGCTTCAACTGGTTTACCATTAGTATTACATGGTGGTACTGGTATCCCAACTAAAGACATTCAAAAAGCGATTCCTTACGGTACTGCTAAAATTAATGTTAACACTGAAAACCAAATTGCTTCAGCTAAAGCTGTTCGCGATGTATTAAACAATGATTCTGAAGTTTACGATCCACGTAAATATTTAGGACCTGCTCGTGAAGCAATTAAAGCAACAGTTAAAGGTAAAATTAAAGAATTCGGTACTTCAAACCGTGCTAAATAA
- a CDS encoding UDP-N-acetylglucosamine 1-carboxyvinyltransferase has protein sequence MAQEVIKIRGGKTLKGEVNISGAKNSAVAIIPATLLAQGHVNLDGLPQISDVETLVSLLEDLNIKTKLDGTKLDVDTTQIENAPLPNNKVESLRASYYMMGAMLGRFKKCVIGLPGGCPLGPRPIDQHIKGFKALGAEIDESSDTSMKIEAKQLKGANIFLDMVSVGATINIMLAAVHAEGQTVIENAAKEPEVVDVANFLISMGAQIKGAGTTTIKITGVDTLHGTEYQVIPDRIEAGSYMCMAAAAGEEVVINNIVPRHVEALTAKLKELGVDIELSDEKAIIRKSEPYHSVDIKTLVYPGFATDLQQPITPLLFMANGPSFVTDTIYPERFKHVEELQQMGANINKDNGTATIKPSTLNGAEVYASDLRAGACLIVAGLIAEGVTTIYNVKHIYRGYTQIVEHLKALGAEIWTETV, from the coding sequence ATGGCTCAAGAGGTAATCAAAATTAGAGGTGGAAAGACACTTAAAGGAGAAGTGAATATTAGTGGTGCTAAAAATAGTGCTGTAGCAATTATTCCTGCTACATTATTAGCCCAGGGACATGTAAATTTGGATGGGTTGCCACAAATCTCTGATGTAGAAACACTTGTTAGCTTATTAGAAGATTTAAATATTAAAACAAAATTAGATGGTACTAAATTAGATGTTGATACAACTCAAATTGAAAATGCACCACTACCAAATAATAAAGTTGAATCTTTAAGAGCCTCATATTATATGATGGGAGCAATGCTAGGGAGATTTAAAAAGTGTGTTATTGGACTTCCTGGTGGTTGTCCGTTAGGGCCACGTCCAATAGATCAACATATTAAAGGATTTAAAGCACTAGGGGCAGAAATCGATGAATCTAGTGACACGTCAATGAAAATTGAAGCTAAACAATTAAAAGGAGCTAATATCTTTTTAGATATGGTGAGTGTTGGTGCTACAATTAATATTATGTTGGCTGCAGTACATGCTGAAGGTCAAACAGTTATTGAAAATGCAGCAAAAGAACCTGAAGTCGTAGATGTGGCTAATTTCCTTATTAGTATGGGTGCACAAATTAAAGGTGCAGGTACAACGACAATTAAAATTACTGGCGTAGATACATTACATGGTACAGAATATCAAGTGATACCAGACCGTATTGAAGCGGGATCATACATGTGTATGGCGGCTGCTGCTGGAGAAGAAGTCGTAATTAATAATATAGTACCAAGACATGTTGAAGCATTAACAGCTAAATTAAAAGAATTAGGTGTCGATATTGAATTAAGCGATGAAAAAGCGATTATTAGAAAGAGCGAACCGTATCATAGTGTTGATATCAAAACGCTTGTATATCCCGGATTTGCAACAGATCTTCAACAACCGATTACACCACTATTATTTATGGCAAATGGTCCATCGTTTGTTACAGATACAATTTATCCTGAAAGATTTAAGCACGTAGAAGAACTGCAACAAATGGGAGCTAATATTAATAAAGATAATGGCACAGCAACGATTAAACCATCAACACTTAATGGTGCAGAAGTTTATGCAAGTGATTTAAGAGCTGGTGCATGCTTGATTGTAGCTGGTTTAATCGCGGAAGGTGTTACAACGATATACAATGTTAAACACATTTATCGTGGGTATACTCAAATTGTTGAACATTTAAAAGCACTTGGTGCAGAAATTTGGACTGAAACAGTTTAA
- a CDS encoding winged helix-turn-helix transcriptional regulator — protein sequence MEVCPYLEETFKILGRSWNGLIINYLSRCEDQSAHFSDLKRDLKTITPRALSIKLTELGDWGLVEKRIVSTSPVTIIYELTEKGSSLAESLKPIEEWAQNNINLESEAETVK from the coding sequence ATGGAAGTATGTCCTTATTTAGAAGAAACTTTTAAAATATTAGGACGCAGTTGGAACGGTTTAATCATCAACTATTTATCTAGATGCGAAGACCAATCTGCACATTTTTCCGATTTGAAAAGAGACTTGAAAACAATCACGCCTCGTGCACTAAGTATTAAACTGACTGAATTAGGAGACTGGGGATTGGTTGAAAAAAGAATCGTATCCACTAGTCCAGTAACCATTATTTATGAATTGACAGAAAAAGGAAGTTCATTGGCTGAATCTTTAAAACCAATTGAAGAATGGGCACAAAATAACATTAATCTAGAATCAGAAGCAGAAACTGTAAAATAA
- a CDS encoding aldehyde dehydrogenase family protein, whose product MRHFTKQYINGEWVDSASGETIEVINPATEEVIGSVAKGNEEDVNKAVEAADNVYLDFRHSSVEYRRDLLDKIVKEYENRKEDIVQAITDELGAPLSISEKVHYQMGLNHFTAARDALDSFEFEEQRGDDLVVKEAIGVAGLVTPWNFPTNQTSLKLAAAFAAGSTVVLKPSEETPFAAVILAEIFDKVGVPKGVFNLVNGDGEGVGNPLSEHPKVRMMSFTGSGPTGSKIMEKAAKDFKKVSLELGGKSPYIVLDDVDIEEAAKATTGKVVNNTGQVCTAGTRVLVPNSIKEDFLKAVKAQFSSVKVGDPREEGTQVGPIISKKQFDQVQSYIDKGIEEGAELFYGGPGKPEGLEKGYFARPTIFINVDNHMTIAQEEIFGPVMSVITYNDVDEAIKIANDTKYGLAGYVIGNDKDTLHKVARSIEAGTVEINEAGRKPDLPFGGYKQSGLGREWGDYGIEEFLEVKSIAGYFK is encoded by the coding sequence ATGAGACATTTCACTAAACAATATATTAATGGTGAATGGGTTGATAGTGCTAGTGGTGAAACAATAGAAGTAATTAACCCTGCAACTGAAGAAGTCATTGGTTCAGTGGCTAAAGGTAACGAAGAAGATGTGAATAAAGCAGTTGAAGCTGCAGATAATGTTTATTTAGATTTCCGTCATAGTTCGGTTGAATATAGAAGAGATTTATTAGATAAAATCGTTAAGGAATATGAAAATAGAAAAGAAGATATCGTACAAGCAATCACTGATGAACTTGGTGCGCCATTATCAATTTCTGAAAAAGTCCATTATCAAATGGGACTTAATCATTTCACTGCAGCTAGAGATGCTTTAGACAGTTTTGAATTTGAAGAACAACGTGGTGACGATTTAGTTGTTAAAGAAGCTATCGGTGTAGCAGGATTAGTTACACCATGGAATTTCCCAACTAACCAAACATCACTTAAATTAGCTGCAGCATTTGCGGCAGGGAGTACTGTTGTATTAAAACCATCAGAAGAAACACCATTTGCTGCTGTTATATTAGCTGAAATCTTTGATAAAGTAGGCGTGCCTAAAGGTGTATTTAACCTTGTAAATGGTGACGGTGAAGGTGTAGGTAATCCGTTAAGTGAACATCCTAAAGTTAGAATGATGTCATTTACAGGTTCAGGCCCTACAGGTTCAAAAATTATGGAAAAAGCAGCTAAAGACTTCAAAAAAGTGTCACTAGAACTTGGTGGTAAATCACCTTATATCGTTTTAGATGATGTTGATATTGAAGAGGCAGCTAAAGCAACAACAGGTAAAGTTGTCAATAATACTGGACAAGTATGTACTGCAGGTACACGTGTATTAGTACCAAATAGTATTAAAGAAGACTTCTTAAAAGCTGTGAAAGCACAATTTAGTTCTGTTAAAGTCGGTGATCCTAGAGAAGAAGGTACACAAGTTGGACCGATTATTAGTAAGAAACAATTTGACCAAGTTCAATCATATATTGATAAAGGTATTGAAGAAGGTGCAGAATTATTTTACGGAGGTCCTGGTAAACCTGAAGGTCTAGAAAAAGGATATTTTGCTCGTCCTACTATTTTCATTAACGTTGATAATCATATGACTATTGCTCAAGAAGAAATTTTTGGTCCTGTTATGTCAGTGATCACTTATAATGATGTAGACGAAGCAATTAAAATAGCAAATGATACGAAATATGGTCTAGCTGGTTATGTCATTGGTAATGATAAAGACACATTACACAAAGTGGCACGTTCAATTGAAGCTGGAACAGTTGAAATTAATGAAGCTGGACGTAAACCAGATTTACCATTTGGTGGTTATAAACAATCTGGATTAGGTCGTGAATGGGGCGACTACGGAATTGAAGAATTCTTAGAAGTAAAATCAATTGCAGGTTATTTTAAATAA
- the rho gene encoding transcription termination factor Rho: protein MPERERTSPQYESFHELYKNNTTKELTQKAKSLKLTNYSKLNKKELVLAIMEAQMEKDGNYYMEGILDDIQPDGYGFLRTVNYSKGEKDIYISASQIRRFEIKRGDKVTGKVRKPKDNEKYYGLLQVDFVNDQNAEEVKKRPHFQALTPLYPEERILLETEPRNYSTRIMDLVTPIGLGQRGLIVAPPKAGKTSLLKEIANAIITNKPEAKLFVLLVGERPEEVTDIERSVESAEVVHSTFDEPPQHHVKVAELLLERAKRLVEIGEDVIILMDSITRLARAYNLVIPPSGRTLSGGLDPASLHKPKAFFGAARNIEAGGSLTILATALVDTGSRMDDMIYEEFKGTGNMELHLDRKLSERRIFPAIDIGRSSTRKEELLISKAELDTLWQLRNLFTDSTDFTERFIRKLKRSKNNKDFFEQLQKSAEESTKTGKPII, encoded by the coding sequence ATGCCTGAACGAGAACGAACTTCTCCTCAATATGAATCTTTCCACGAACTATACAAAAATAACACTACTAAAGAACTCACTCAGAAAGCTAAATCTTTAAAATTAACTAATTATAGTAAATTGAATAAGAAAGAACTTGTATTAGCTATCATGGAAGCTCAAATGGAGAAAGATGGCAATTATTACATGGAGGGTATTTTAGATGATATCCAACCCGATGGTTATGGTTTCTTAAGAACTGTCAATTATTCTAAGGGTGAAAAAGACATCTATATTTCAGCAAGTCAAATTCGCCGTTTTGAAATAAAAAGAGGCGATAAAGTAACAGGTAAAGTTCGTAAACCGAAAGATAATGAGAAATATTATGGATTACTACAAGTGGACTTTGTTAACGATCAAAATGCTGAAGAAGTAAAAAAACGTCCTCACTTCCAAGCGTTGACACCTTTGTATCCAGAAGAACGAATTTTACTAGAAACTGAACCAAGAAATTATTCAACACGTATCATGGATTTAGTAACACCTATTGGTTTAGGACAACGTGGGCTCATTGTAGCGCCACCTAAGGCAGGTAAAACCTCATTACTTAAAGAAATTGCTAATGCAATTATTACCAATAAACCAGAAGCTAAATTATTTGTCTTGTTAGTTGGTGAGAGACCTGAAGAGGTAACTGATATTGAACGTTCAGTAGAATCAGCTGAAGTTGTGCATTCAACTTTTGATGAACCACCACAACATCACGTAAAAGTTGCAGAACTATTATTAGAGAGAGCTAAACGTCTTGTGGAAATAGGCGAAGATGTCATTATATTAATGGACTCAATCACTCGATTAGCTCGAGCATATAACTTAGTCATTCCACCTAGCGGCCGTACACTTTCTGGTGGTCTTGATCCAGCATCTCTTCATAAACCAAAAGCCTTTTTCGGTGCAGCTCGAAATATCGAAGCGGGTGGCAGTTTAACTATTTTAGCTACAGCCTTAGTAGATACAGGGTCAAGAATGGACGATATGATTTATGAAGAATTCAAAGGTACTGGTAATATGGAGCTTCATTTAGATCGTAAATTATCTGAACGACGTATCTTCCCAGCTATAGACATAGGCCGAAGTTCTACACGTAAAGAAGAATTGCTAATTAGTAAGGCTGAATTAGATACATTATGGCAACTTCGTAATCTCTTCACGGATTCTACTGATTTTACCGAGAGATTTATTCGTAAGTTAAAACGTTCAAAAAATAATAAAGATTTCTTTGAACAACTACAAAAATCGGCAGAAGAAAGCACAAAAACAGGTAAACCTATTATTTAA
- a CDS encoding type B 50S ribosomal protein L31, whose product MKQGIHPEYHKVIFLDTTTNFKFLSGSTKTSSETMEWEDGNEYPVIRLDISSDSHPFYTGRQKFAAADGRVERFNKKFGLKSNNN is encoded by the coding sequence ATGAAACAAGGAATTCATCCTGAGTATCATAAAGTTATCTTTTTAGATACTACTACAAACTTTAAATTCTTAAGTGGTTCTACTAAAACATCATCAGAAACTATGGAGTGGGAAGATGGTAATGAATACCCAGTTATTCGTTTAGATATTTCTTCTGATTCACATCCTTTCTATACAGGACGTCAAAAATTCGCTGCTGCGGATGGTCGTGTGGAACGCTTCAACAAAAAGTTTGGTCTCAAATCAAACAACAACTAA
- a CDS encoding thymidine kinase encodes MYETYHSGWIECITGSMFSGKSEELIRRLRRGIYAKQKVIVFKPAIDDRYHKEKVVSHNGNAIEAINISTAREILNHDLSHADVIGIDEVQFFDENIVSIIQQLADQGHRVIVAGLDMDFKGEPFEPMPKLLALSEHVTKLQAVCAVCGGPSSRTQRLIDGQPAKADDPIILVGANESYEPRCRAHHIVAPSENEKEEM; translated from the coding sequence ATGTATGAAACTTATCATTCCGGATGGATAGAATGTATTACCGGAAGTATGTTTAGTGGTAAATCAGAGGAACTTATACGTCGACTTAGACGAGGGATTTATGCTAAACAGAAAGTTATTGTTTTTAAACCAGCAATTGATGATCGCTATCATAAAGAAAAGGTAGTTTCACATAATGGCAATGCAATTGAAGCTATAAATATTTCAACAGCTAGAGAAATTTTAAATCATGACTTATCTCATGCAGATGTTATCGGCATTGATGAAGTTCAATTTTTTGATGAAAATATTGTAAGTATCATACAACAACTTGCTGATCAAGGTCATCGTGTCATTGTGGCTGGATTAGATATGGACTTTAAAGGCGAACCGTTTGAGCCAATGCCTAAATTATTGGCTTTAAGTGAGCATGTTACAAAATTGCAAGCTGTATGTGCGGTATGTGGAGGGCCTTCAAGTCGAACACAAAGACTTATCGATGGTCAACCGGCTAAAGCAGATGATCCTATTATTTTAGTAGGTGCTAATGAAAGTTATGAACCAAGATGTAGAGCGCATCATATTGTAGCGCCAAGTGAAAATGAGAAGGAGGAAATGTAG
- the prfA gene encoding peptide chain release factor 1 — protein MFDQLEIVEERYEQLNEMLSDPDVVNDSDKLRKYSKEQAELQKTVDVYRSYKSKKEELADIEEMLNETSDKEEIEMLKEESSSLKNELPEMEEQLKLLLIPKDPNDEKDVIVEIRAAAGGDEAAIFAGDLMRMYSKYAEAHHFKTEIVEASESDHGGYKEISFSVSGNGAYSKLKFENGAHRVQRVPETESGGRIHTSTATVAVLPEVEDVEIEIRNEDLKIDTYRSSGAGGQHVNTTDSAVRITHLPTGVIATSSEKSQIQNREKAMKVLKARLYDMKLQEEQQKYASQRKSAVGTGDRSERIRTYNYPQSRVTDHRIGLTLQKLSQIMEGNLDEIIDALTLSEQTDKLKELNNGEL, from the coding sequence GTGTTTGACCAATTAGAAATTGTAGAGGAAAGATATGAACAATTAAATGAAATGTTAAGCGATCCAGATGTCGTAAACGATTCAGATAAATTACGTAAATATTCAAAAGAACAGGCAGAATTGCAAAAAACTGTAGATGTTTATAGAAGCTATAAAAGTAAAAAAGAAGAATTAGCAGATATTGAAGAAATGCTAAATGAAACTTCTGATAAAGAAGAAATTGAAATGTTAAAAGAAGAAAGTTCAAGTTTAAAAAATGAACTTCCTGAAATGGAAGAACAATTAAAATTATTGCTTATTCCTAAAGATCCTAATGATGAAAAAGATGTTATCGTTGAGATTCGTGCGGCAGCTGGTGGCGATGAAGCGGCAATTTTTGCAGGAGATTTAATGAGAATGTACTCTAAGTATGCTGAAGCTCATCATTTTAAAACAGAAATTGTTGAAGCATCTGAAAGTGACCACGGAGGCTATAAAGAAATCAGTTTCTCAGTATCAGGTAATGGTGCTTACAGCAAACTTAAATTTGAAAATGGTGCACATCGTGTTCAACGTGTTCCTGAAACTGAATCTGGTGGTCGTATTCATACCTCTACAGCTACAGTAGCAGTTTTACCAGAAGTCGAAGATGTAGAAATTGAAATTAGAAATGAAGACTTAAAAATTGATACGTATCGTTCAAGTGGTGCAGGTGGTCAGCACGTTAATACAACCGACTCAGCTGTACGTATTACCCACTTACCAACAGGTGTCATTGCTACTTCATCAGAAAAGTCTCAAATACAAAACCGCGAAAAAGCGATGAAAGTATTAAAAGCAAGACTTTATGATATGAAATTGCAAGAAGAACAACAAAAATATGCATCACAACGTAAATCAGCAGTAGGTACAGGTGATCGTTCAGAGAGAATTAGAACGTATAACTATCCTCAAAGTCGTGTAACTGATCATAGAATTGGTTTAACATTACAAAAACTTAGTCAGATTATGGAAGGCAATTTAGATGAAATTATCGATGCTCTAACATTATCTGAACAAACAGACAAATTGAAAGAATTAAACAATGGTGAGTTATAA
- the prmC gene encoding peptide chain release factor N(5)-glutamine methyltransferase encodes MVSYKDYLANAISLAKEKGYEQTRAEWLLLDTFNWSRTDYLIHMNDEMSVADKAKLGLNLQRMLSGEPIQYIVGFQSFYGYRFTVSDRCLIPRPETEEVMLHFLNLCNDGDAIADIGTGSGVLGITLKKLKPTLSVIATDLYEDALDVARLNAEQHGENIDFIQGNALKPLIERNIKLNGLISNPPYIDVKEVKDMAKTVVDYEPHQALFAKSEGYAIYQSILNDLPKVLLPGAHVVFEIGYNQGQTLKDMVNNMYPDKGVSIYQDINQLDRILEIKW; translated from the coding sequence ATGGTGAGTTATAAGGATTACTTAGCAAATGCGATTTCATTAGCAAAAGAGAAAGGCTATGAACAAACACGAGCTGAGTGGTTATTACTTGATACATTTAATTGGTCACGTACGGACTACCTTATTCATATGAATGATGAAATGTCAGTCGCTGACAAAGCCAAACTCGGTTTAAATTTACAAAGAATGCTATCTGGGGAGCCTATCCAATATATTGTGGGATTTCAATCTTTTTATGGATACCGATTTACAGTATCTGATCGATGCCTCATTCCTAGACCTGAAACTGAAGAAGTGATGCTACATTTTTTAAATCTATGTAACGATGGCGATGCTATAGCAGATATAGGGACAGGCAGTGGTGTGTTAGGCATTACATTAAAAAAGTTAAAGCCTACTTTAAGCGTAATAGCTACCGATTTGTATGAAGATGCATTAGATGTGGCACGATTAAACGCAGAACAACACGGAGAAAACATTGATTTCATTCAAGGTAATGCATTAAAACCTTTGATTGAACGAAATATTAAATTAAATGGTTTAATATCTAATCCGCCATATATTGATGTCAAAGAAGTCAAAGATATGGCCAAAACAGTCGTAGACTATGAACCACATCAAGCATTATTTGCTAAAAGTGAAGGTTATGCTATTTATCAATCGATTCTAAATGATTTACCAAAGGTGCTCTTACCAGGTGCACATGTGGTGTTTGAAATTGGATATAATCAAGGTCAGACTTTAAAAGACATGGTCAATAACATGTATCCAGATAAGGGAGTCTCAATTTATCAAGATATTAACCAACTAGATAGAATTTTAGAAATTAAATGGTAA
- a CDS encoding L-threonylcarbamoyladenylate synthase codes for METKIWDLRSYRNDIQQSTDVLEIKDTVLNGGLVALPTETVYGLGADATNQEAVSQIYEAKGRPSDNPLIVHIHDMSQMNDFIDKVEPRVQQLMETFWPGPISFILPLKSGYLCPKVTGGLNSIAVRMPSHPIGRGVLQQIDKPIAAPSANISGRPSPTTFEHVYQDLNGRIDGIINGDQSEEGLESTVLDCTQYPFRIARPGSITKMMLENVIPNCIESSNYNEASQPIAPGMKYKHYSPDTPVTILKELNKKILDNKKWEQVAFVVPDSLSHFLPKEATYIKLCDNEADIKQANHLLYSILHEIDQRVDIIQAYIYGFDESDQSEAIMNRMLKAAGNKIVKEASL; via the coding sequence GTGGAGACAAAAATTTGGGATTTAAGATCGTACAGAAATGATATTCAACAAAGTACAGACGTATTGGAAATTAAAGACACAGTATTAAACGGTGGTTTAGTTGCATTACCAACCGAAACAGTATACGGGTTAGGTGCAGACGCTACTAATCAAGAAGCTGTTAGTCAAATTTACGAAGCAAAAGGCAGACCATCTGATAATCCATTAATTGTTCATATTCACGATATGTCACAGATGAATGATTTTATCGATAAAGTAGAGCCCAGAGTACAACAATTAATGGAAACATTTTGGCCAGGACCAATTTCATTTATATTACCTCTAAAGTCGGGGTATCTATGTCCGAAAGTAACTGGTGGTTTGAATTCGATTGCAGTGCGAATGCCAAGTCATCCCATTGGTAGAGGTGTTTTACAACAGATTGATAAACCAATTGCGGCACCAAGTGCAAATATTAGTGGTAGACCATCTCCGACAACGTTTGAACATGTATACCAAGATTTGAATGGTAGAATTGACGGAATTATTAATGGTGATCAGAGCGAAGAAGGTTTGGAAAGTACAGTATTGGATTGTACACAATACCCTTTTAGAATTGCACGTCCAGGTTCAATAACTAAGATGATGCTTGAAAACGTAATTCCTAACTGCATAGAGTCATCAAATTATAATGAAGCTTCTCAACCTATCGCACCTGGAATGAAATATAAGCATTATTCGCCAGATACTCCAGTAACCATTTTAAAAGAATTAAATAAAAAAATTCTAGATAACAAAAAATGGGAACAGGTAGCGTTCGTTGTGCCTGATAGTTTGTCGCATTTTCTACCTAAAGAAGCCACATATATCAAATTATGTGATAATGAAGCTGATATCAAACAAGCGAATCATTTACTATATAGCATTTTGCATGAAATCGATCAACGTGTAGATATTATTCAAGCATATATTTATGGATTTGATGAAAGTGATCAATCTGAGGCAATTATGAATCGTATGTTGAAAGCTGCTGGAAATAAAATTGTGAAAGAGGCGTCTTTATGA
- a CDS encoding low molecular weight protein arginine phosphatase: protein MKVMFVCTGNTCRSPMAESIAKALFNKENITVESRGIFALDHQPVSKLSQEIIQEHGLPHPSLTQSFSEKDIEANLILTMSQSHKDILKSQYGTTLNIFTLSEFVGDTSEVNDPYGGDKQIYLKTYKQIYDLISKINPKDLQENYI, encoded by the coding sequence ATGAAAGTGATGTTTGTTTGTACAGGCAATACCTGCCGAAGTCCAATGGCTGAAAGTATAGCTAAAGCTTTATTTAATAAAGAAAATATTACAGTAGAATCAAGAGGTATATTTGCTTTAGATCATCAACCAGTCTCAAAATTGTCACAAGAAATCATACAAGAACATGGATTACCACATCCATCATTAACACAGTCGTTTTCTGAAAAAGATATCGAAGCAAATCTGATTTTAACCATGTCACAATCACATAAAGACATTTTAAAATCGCAATATGGTACAACTTTAAATATATTTACTTTAAGTGAATTTGTAGGTGACACATCAGAAGTTAATGATCCATATGGTGGGGATAAACAAATTTATTTGAAAACTTATAAACAAATTTATGACTTAATTAGTAAAATTAATCCAAAAGATCTGCAAGAGAATTATATATAA
- a CDS encoding TIGR01440 family protein, with translation MQDFSMLLEELKAMSFFNEGEICLIGCSTSEVLGEHIGSVGSMEVAESIFNDLNEIKLQTGVSFAFQGCEHINRAITIERSDFNPLTMEEVTVVPDVHAGGSLATYAYQHMEDPIVVEHITVPKGIDIGQTLIGMHIQHVCVPVRTSVKQVGEAIVTIATSRPKKIGGERAKYN, from the coding sequence ATGCAAGATTTTTCAATGTTGTTAGAAGAATTAAAAGCGATGTCATTTTTTAATGAAGGTGAAATATGTTTGATTGGTTGTTCAACTTCTGAAGTGCTAGGTGAACACATCGGTTCAGTAGGATCAATGGAAGTAGCTGAATCGATATTTAATGATTTAAATGAAATTAAATTACAAACAGGTGTTTCGTTTGCATTTCAAGGATGTGAACATATCAATAGAGCAATCACCATTGAAAGATCCGATTTTAATCCACTGACAATGGAAGAAGTTACTGTTGTTCCAGATGTTCATGCAGGTGGCAGTTTAGCAACTTATGCATATCAACATATGGAAGACCCAATCGTTGTTGAACATATCACCGTGCCTAAAGGTATAGATATAGGTCAAACATTAATAGGTATGCATATTCAACATGTTTGCGTACCGGTTAGAACAAGTGTAAAGCAAGTTGGGGAAGCAATCGTTACCATTGCGACATCTAGACCTAAGAAAATTGGTGGCGAACGTGCAAAATATAATTAA